One Natrinema longum genomic window, CGTTCCGTCGTACTGCCCAGGAGAACGCGACCGAGCCCGGTTCGGCCGTGCGTTCCCATCGCAATCAGGTCGATCTCGTTTTCGGCGGCGTACTCGAGGAGGCCACTGGCGGGGAACTCCTTCCGAACGGCAGTCACCGCCTCGAGACCGGCATCTCGGGCCCGCGTTGCGATCGCTTCGGTTGCCGTCTCCCCCTGGGATTCGAACTGGGAAAGCAGCTCGCGGGATGCCGCGACGTTCCGATTGACTGCGACGTTGCTGACATCGACGATATTGACGGCGTGGACGCGTGCGTCCGCTTTCGTGGCGATCTCGAGTCCGTGGTCGACCGCGGCGGACGCCTCCTCGCTGCCGTCCGTCGGGAGGAGGACCTCGTCGTAGCCGCCGGCCCATTCGCTTCGGTCGGCCACTCGAGCGGTCAGTACCGGAACGTCCGACCGTCGAACGACGTGTTCGGTGACGCTGCCTGCGACGTAGCGGTTCACGCCCGTTCGGCCGTGGGTCCCCATCGCGATCAGGTCGATCCCGTTTTCGGCGGCGTACTCGAGGATCACGTCGGCGGGACTCCCCCTCTGCATCGCCGTCCGAACCGTCTCGTTCCCGTCGGCGATCGCGTCGATTCGCTCGGTCGCGGTCTCGGCTTCGGCCTCGAGTCGCTGGACGAACTCCGCGTCGACACCGCCGGCATTGAACACGCCACCGGCGGCGGCGACGTCGACGACGGTGAGGACGTGAACCGTCGCGTCGAACCAGCGTGCGAGCGCCAGGCCGTGTTCGGCGGCCCGGACTGCGTGGTCGCTACCGTCGGTCGGGACGAGAATGGAGTCGTACATAGCGTATTCTGGCTCGTGATTCGCTTGCGGGTCGCTTAAAACGCTCTCACTGTTCCTGGCCACCGGCGATTATGTTTCACACCGTGAGGAGGACGGCGAGTACCAGTCCGTGCCAGACGATGGCTGCAACCGCGTACCCCGGCTCTGCCGTCGGTACCGGCGGGTGGCGGACGATCGCCT contains:
- a CDS encoding universal stress protein, with protein sequence MYDSILVPTDGSDHAVRAAEHGLALARWFDATVHVLTVVDVAAAGGVFNAGGVDAEFVQRLEAEAETATERIDAIADGNETVRTAMQRGSPADVILEYAAENGIDLIAMGTHGRTGVNRYVAGSVTEHVVRRSDVPVLTARVADRSEWAGGYDEVLLPTDGSEEASAAVDHGLEIATKADARVHAVNIVDVSNVAVNRNVAASRELLSQFESQGETATEAIATRARDAGLEAVTAVRKEFPASGLLEYAAENEIDLIAMGTHGRTGLGRVLLGSTTERLIRRAGMPVLAVKSSSGDSNSE